In Syngnathus scovelli strain Florida chromosome 12, RoL_Ssco_1.2, whole genome shotgun sequence, the genomic window AATGCAAGCTTAGAACTCCACAAGGAATCACGAtatcacacaaaaacatgcATCGCTTTTCCTTTTAACACACGTTTCACAGCACAGATATGAGACTTATACAAAACTACTAATTAAACGTACAGGAAAATATTTactacataataaaaatttacatCATATTTCCATAATAAAAACACGCGTTAGCGCTAAATACCGAGATATTTCATTGTAGGCTACATGCCTTTGAAGGATCTCATGCAGTAATTTATGCACAAAGAAGCAGCGTTTAAAACAGGGTTGGGTATCCTTTTTTAGAGGCCATTTCAATTGTTACAAAGCCCTTAAAAGCCACATTTACTAGAACATTCAAACAAATCATATGAACAATTGTGAGTTTGTGTTAGGTTtgtttgtgtcatttttttatttatttattagtttttGAAATTGTGTGATGTACCAAATCAGTTGCTCATATATAAGCTGCAGGCTCCCCACCCCTGCTTTTGTGAAAAGATTTAAGTAGTGACATGTATTCTAATACTAAATCTGAATTTCCTTTCATATTGATGTTATAAAGCAATGTCATGCTGTATATACATTTGGAATTATTCATTTTGACAACGACTGCTAAGCAAAAatttatatacttttttttataaGGTGCACAGTGCAGCTTGTGTTGGGTTAATGAAACCCTTTGGGACACTGCAATCTGTACTCTAATGTTTTTAGAAATGCATGGCGTCGGGTTGGAACGCTCTTGCGCATAGAACATATTAATTATAAAGTTTAGATTTTACTTCACTTCCCCTCTAAGCAAGATAAACACATACTGCTTTTTAGTCTCTTTACCGAGTTTTAAAGGGTGACAAGAAAAATCATTATTTGTGCATTCTTCCAGCTGTTATACAATGTGATGAATTTAACATGACCAACACAGTACACCTCATCCATAACCATAACACTACTGTCAATCAAAGGTTTCCTCCCCTACATGTCAATCAAGTAGCAAGACTCTCATATGTATGTGACCTGTGCTTATGGGGCACCTTGCTCCCTATCACCCATATCCAATATATATGTAAAAGAAAATCACTATtcggctgttttgttttcaataaatacattgacatattattaattataataaaaacaaattaaaaattaatattAAAGTCAGACCAATTgtgattttgctttttaaatatagaattaatataaataaattgtgGAGGGATTTATGGATACCGCATTGACCAAGTAGCTTGACCTCTGGTTGGTGACGTCTGGTTTGCGACTTCTGGGCTAGATCAATGAAAGAAATATGTGACTCTCAATAATTAATGTCAATGCTTGTTGGGCTGTATGTTGTCCACAGGAATAAAACAGCACTCTGCACTTCATGGGAAAAAATTGAAAGTTGCAAAATTACAATCATCTCAACTCTCAAACAGAGTTACTCCTGCAGGTGAGTGGAACCGAGGTGCGAGACACTTCCATGTGCACGGTGGACATGGGGAAGCGCTCGCACTCCTCCTGTAGAGGGCGACAGCAGCAGTACTGGAGCACCTCCCTCACCTCCTGCCTGAAGTTGGAGTTGAGGAATCCATAGATGATGGGGTTGATGCAGGTGGACGACATGGCTAGGAGGTGGCAGAGCGAGAAGAGCAAGTTGTGGTGGCACACGGGGAGCGCATCCTGGTTCCAGTCGGACACGGCGTTGAAGATGGTGAGCGGAAGCCAGCATAGGGCGAAGGCCGTGATCAGGGCCACCAGCATGATGTTGATGCGACGGCTGTGAGTCATGCGCTGGTTCTCGGGCTTCCTGGCACGGTCCAGCATGTCTTTGCGGTGACGTAGGCGCACAATTACTCGGACGTAACACAGCAGGACAAGAATAAGGGGGCCGCAGTACTGGAAAAGCAACAGCCACGTGGTGTAAGTCAGCCGGTGATGCTGGGAGGGCCAATGCTCCAGACAGGCCTCCATGTGCAAGGACGCGTAAAGGTTGTGAAAATTGAGAGAACTCGGAAGCACGGATGAGTTAGCAGGCGAGACGTAATGCGGGGGTGGCGTTTCATGAAAGAGAGCAGACTGAGGCAAGATCACGTTAGCGTAGGGCTCGTTCGTGAGCAACTGAAAGGCCAGGAAAGGCGAGGAGGTGAAGCAGGCTAGAATCCAGATGATGACAACAGCTGTGTAGGCTTGCGGAATACTGGGTTTCCAGCCGGCCGGATTAATGATGAGCTGGTGTCTCTCCAGGGCAATAAAAACAAGGGAGAGGATGGAAACGGTCACCGACATGCATTGAATGAAAGGCACAAGTCGACATAGCAGTGACCCAAACACCCAGTGGTCCATGAGCGTGTAGATGAGTGTGAAAGGGAGGCAGAAGACACACACCAGAATGTCAGAGAATGACAGATTACAGATGAAAATGCTGGTGACGTTGGCTTTCTCCCGGCGCCGAGTAATTATGCAGATAAGGCCGACGTTGCCCACCAGGCCCAGCACCATTGTGATGCTGTACCACACCACCAGAAACGCCGTGAGGACGGGAGGTGTGTGACATTGCTCGTCGTGGCCCAGGCCAGACAGGTCTGGGAGCAGAGTCTCGTTCGAGCGAGCCTCCTCCCATGGCAGCGGTCGCGAAGGGGACGTGCGGTTGAGGGGAGGCGCAGAAGGAGGGGGCTGGCTCGCCTCACCACTGAAGGACATTTCGCCAGCACTTAAGGGTCACCAAACCCCAGGTTGAAGACATCCATCTCAACCCTTAGCAGGTTATCGGCATCTATGATGGAGGGGGAAGAAAACAACATCACTCAAAGGCCAAAAGATCTACATCAGATGCGTGGAGAAACAACTTAATGCAATTTCTGTAATCTTTTTCTGGCTCCATAGCCAAAGCTTTATCACAGTTCATTGCATTTAGTGTTGAAACTACCATAAAGTAGATTCATGTAATCTGACCTTTAAACAGCAGCTACATAATCATTTGAACAGTCTACTAGCTCATTATAAGATAAAAGAGTGTCTCTTTCATTGCAGTGATGACCCAAGAGTGTCGTGTTTTGTGGTCcataaaaaaaagagtggaccagCCAAGACAGCGTTTATAGTACAGGTGCCTTTACTTTTTATTCTTAAATTCAATAATACAGCAAAGCAGtggttgtcaatttttttttcacctgaaaaaaaaacaaaaacacttgatTCTCCGAGTACCACCATCATCACCAACATTCCAATTCTGTAACGTAACTAATTTAAACTAacttcatttgaaaaataaaagtcaaaacCAACTATTACAACCTTGGTGCAAATGtttgttaaatacaactgaactgcatTTTGGCAATCAATCTTCTCATGTACTGATTGAGCCCACATGTTGCACCTCAAATCTCGATGCAGtggcaaaacaaaatacaacaataacataTTTTCAACAGAAAGCTTGATGGCTTACGATGCAACCAAGGTTCCGCACCCCTGCACTAAAGGAA contains:
- the npy4r gene encoding neuropeptide Y receptor type 4, whose translation is MSFSGEASQPPPSAPPLNRTSPSRPLPWEEARSNETLLPDLSGLGHDEQCHTPPVLTAFLVVWYSITMVLGLVGNVGLICIITRRREKANVTSIFICNLSFSDILVCVFCLPFTLIYTLMDHWVFGSLLCRLVPFIQCMSVTVSILSLVFIALERHQLIINPAGWKPSIPQAYTAVVIIWILACFTSSPFLAFQLLTNEPYANVILPQSALFHETPPPHYVSPANSSVLPSSLNFHNLYASLHMEACLEHWPSQHHRLTYTTWLLLFQYCGPLILVLLCYVRVIVRLRHRKDMLDRARKPENQRMTHSRRINIMLVALITAFALCWLPLTIFNAVSDWNQDALPVCHHNLLFSLCHLLAMSSTCINPIIYGFLNSNFRQEVREVLQYCCCRPLQEECERFPMSTVHMEVSRTSVPLTCRSNSV